GGGGTGGTCAGGCGATGGATGCGGAGGAGCGGATGCCGGTGTCGATGCCGGCGCGCTGCAGCAGCTGCGGCACGCAGCGTTCGATGAACGCGTCGATGTCGGAGCGCTCGGTGTACAGGTGCACGGACATGCGGTAGTACCCGACGCCCTGGAAGCTGGTGAACGCGGTCTCGACTCCTGTGGCTTCCAGCAGCTGCATCCGCAGGTCGTCCGCCACCTCGCGAGTGGCTCCCAGCCCCGGCGGCAGACGGATCAGGCGCATCGACGGGACGGGTGCGGGCAGCGGGGTCAGAGGGTCTTCGGTGCTGTACGGGCGCAGCGCCTCGGCGATGGCCTCGGCGCCGGCATCCGCCATCTCCGTCATGGCCTCGCGGGTGGCGGCCCAGCCGAACTCGTCCTCGATGAAGTCGATCGCGGCGGGGGTGCTGAGATAGGTGGTGGCGTCGATCGTTCCCTGGGTGTCGAACCGGCCGGGGAACGGCTCGGGAGCGCCCCACGAGTCGATCAGCGGCCACAGTTCCTGGCGGTCATCGGCCTGCGTGACCAGCAGCGCGGAGCCGCGCGGGGCGCACGGCCACTTGTGCAGGTTGCCGAACCACCAGTCGCCGCCGCCCGCGATCGCGGCGTCCGGGATGAGACCGGGGGCGTGAGCGCCGTCGACCAGCGTGCGCACGCCGTGCTCGGCGGCCGCCTCCGCGATGCGGCGAGTGGGGAAGCGGCGGGCGGTCGAGGAGGTGATCTGGTCGATCACGATGAGGCGCGTGCGGGGCGTGCGGGCGTCTTCGAATCGCTGCACGGCCTCGTCGTCGGATGCCAGCAGCGGCACGGACACGGTCTTCACGGTCGCGCCGAAGCGGCGGGCGAGCCGCTTCGCGCCCATCGTGACAGCCCCGTAGCCGTGATCGGTGACGAGGATCTCATCGCCGGACCCCAGCTGCAGCGCGTTGTAGACGACGGTCGCCGCCGCCGACGCGTTGGGCACGAACGCGGTGTCCTCGGCACGAGCGCCGACGAAGGGGGCGGTGCGCTCTCGTGCTTCACGCACGCGCTCGGCGATGCGGGGGAACCACTCCACGGGGCTGAGGTCCGCGCGCCGGCGCAGGGCGTCCTGGTGCGCGACGACGGGCGTCGGCACCGCGCCGAACGAGCCGTGGTTGAGGTGGATGATGTCCGGATCCAGTGGCCAGGCATCGCGCGCACGGGCGAAGGAGCTCAGCCGGAGCGGGGAGGGGAAGGGTGTGGCCGTCATCGGTCCTCATCTGTCATGACAGGGGAAGTTGTTGCACAACATTGCCATGTCTGCGCCTGAAACGCGAGATGTGATCGAGAATTGGATCAAGTTGTTATACAAATTTGTGTGAGGCGGGGCGTCCGTCAGACTCGCAGTCAGCACACCGCATCGAAGGGAACCGCATGAGCGCCTTGGACACCGCCGTGCACGGGCTGCGCGAGCTGATCGCCGAGGGCACCCTGAAGCCCGGCGATCGGTTGCCCAGCGAGGGGGAGCTGTGCGAGCGGCTGGGGGTGTCGCGGGGGTCGCTGCGCGAGGGCATCCGGATGCTCGCGGCGCTCGGTGTGCTGGAGACCAGGCACGGTTCGGGCAGCTACGTCAGCGATCTGAACGCCGGCGACCTCATCGGCAGTCTGTCGCTGACGATCGGGCTGCTGCCGCTGGCATCCATCCTCGAGCTGTA
Above is a genomic segment from Microbacterium sp. W4I4 containing:
- a CDS encoding aminotransferase class V-fold PLP-dependent enzyme: MTATPFPSPLRLSSFARARDAWPLDPDIIHLNHGSFGAVPTPVVAHQDALRRRADLSPVEWFPRIAERVREARERTAPFVGARAEDTAFVPNASAAATVVYNALQLGSGDEILVTDHGYGAVTMGAKRLARRFGATVKTVSVPLLASDDEAVQRFEDARTPRTRLIVIDQITSSTARRFPTRRIAEAAAEHGVRTLVDGAHAPGLIPDAAIAGGGDWWFGNLHKWPCAPRGSALLVTQADDRQELWPLIDSWGAPEPFPGRFDTQGTIDATTYLSTPAAIDFIEDEFGWAATREAMTEMADAGAEAIAEALRPYSTEDPLTPLPAPVPSMRLIRLPPGLGATREVADDLRMQLLEATGVETAFTSFQGVGYYRMSVHLYTERSDIDAFIERCVPQLLQRAGIDTGIRSSASIA